The DNA segment TCATTTGAAATCACTACTGAACAGTTTGATTTTCCCCCTCTCTGTTCTGGTCCGTAACTAGGATACCATGAAACGTGCTTTCCTTCAGCACAGGCAGCCTGAGCTATTGTAAGTCCAGCACTTAAAACTCCCTGGCCTCCGAATCCTGAAACTTTAATGCTCACCGGTTCCATTTCATCATCGACATAACCTAATCCTTCATCTCTGTTTACATTAAAGATTTTATCCAAGGATTCTGTTGAAAAATCACTGGCAGGTCTTATTACTGGTTCCTTGGTGTATAATTCATTTCTGAAATTTTTAACAGGGAATTCTTTTTCCATTTTCTCTTCAATGAACTTTTGTGCACTAACCACATCCTGTTTTAAGTTAGTGGGACATGGTGATAGGACTTCAACAAATGAATATCCTTTTCCTTCTTTTTGGACAGTTAAGGCTTGTTTGATAGCAAATTTAGCGAGTCTGATTTTTAGGGGATTAGCAAGGGAAACCCTTTCAATGAATACAGGTGCTTTTAAAGTGTTGATTAACTCGCACATGTGGGTAGGGTGTCCTGTATAATCAGGATCTCTGCCGGTTTGGCAGGTAACGGTTTTCTCTCCAATCAATGTTGTTGGAGCCATCTGACCGCCGGTCATTCCATAAACTGTGTTGTTTACGAAAAATACTGCAATCTTTTCCCCTCTGTTTGCAGCTTGCAGGGTTTCATTCAAACCGATTGAAGCTAAATCTCCATCTCCTTGATAGCTCATTACTATTGCATTATCTTGAGCTCTTGAAATACCTGTAGCTACTGCAGGGGCTCTTCCGTGTGCTGTTTGGAAGTTTCCGCAGTTAAAGTAGAAATATGCGTATACTGAACATCCTACAGGGGAAATCATCACGCATCTCTCTTGGATTCCAAGTTCATCCATACATTCAGCAATTAATTTATGTAAAATTCCATGTCCACAACCAGCACAGTAGTGAGTAGATTGAATATTGGTTCCTTTTCTAGGATACTCTTCTAAAAGGGATTGTGGATTTCTACGTATTTTTAATTCATAATCTTTATCAATGTTTTCACTCATTTTTCCACATCCTTAATCAATAATATTTGGACTAGCTTTTTCCTCACTTCTTTTGGATAAGTCTATGTCCTCATCTTCAAAGCCAGCTATTTCATAGATTTTAGCAAGAATCTGTTTTAATTCAATTAAGTTTCCACCCATTCTGTTAACAAGGTGGGTGTCTTCTTTTCTTAAAGCTGCAAATTGCACATCAGCCAA comes from the Methanobrevibacter sp. genome and includes:
- a CDS encoding 2-oxoacid:acceptor oxidoreductase family protein, coding for MSENIDKDYELKIRRNPQSLLEEYPRKGTNIQSTHYCAGCGHGILHKLIAECMDELGIQERCVMISPVGCSVYAYFYFNCGNFQTAHGRAPAVATGISRAQDNAIVMSYQGDGDLASIGLNETLQAANRGEKIAVFFVNNTVYGMTGGQMAPTTLIGEKTVTCQTGRDPDYTGHPTHMCELINTLKAPVFIERVSLANPLKIRLAKFAIKQALTVQKEGKGYSFVEVLSPCPTNLKQDVVSAQKFIEEKMEKEFPVKNFRNELYTKEPVIRPASDFSTESLDKIFNVNRDEGLGYVDDEMEPVSIKVSGFGGQGVLSAGLTIAQAACAEGKHVSWYPSYGPEQRGGKSNCSVVISNETIGTPVVDDIDILIALNKPSLEQFSQDVKEGGVILYDAKIGEFETDRDVRVIAMPCVDIAEEHGNARTANTALLGALTELGNVLKRESYENAIREMFASKPKVIDVNIEVLEAGAEWLKNNS